Within Desulfomicrobium apsheronum, the genomic segment CGGGGCGAAATGCCTTCGCGGGAGATTGTCTCGGTTTTTCTCTTGGATTCTGAAAGGATGATTTCATATCACGGCTACGGCGACGAATTTTATCCTGCGTATGCTGAAATCTGCGAACGTCTGCGCCAGTCCTTCGACAATGAGGATCAGGCCGCGATTGCCGACGTGGTCGAGGAACTGGCCCAGTCCAAAAAATCCTGCCACGACCGTTACAAATAGGTCCAATAAATGCGTTCAATCGATCCCATGAACCCGGCGGCCTGGGACCCGGCCATCACCGAGCAGGATCACGCCGTTTTCGAGCGCGTGATCAGCACGGACCTTAGCGATGAAAAACTGAAGGAACTGGCCTCGCCGCCGCTCACCCTTCCCGTTCAGCAGAGCGTCATGGCCGTGCACTGGCACCCTGAATTCGTGCCCATGCCGGTCATTGAACAGCGCGTTCACAACATGTTTCCGGCCATGACCGAGAGCCTGATCATCCCGACTCAGCACAACGAGATTCTCGAATACGGCGATTTCAGCGGCGTGGAGGTGGACTGCTACTCCCACGGTTTCAACCAGAAAGTGCAGCTGTTGCTGCACTTTGCCACGGCCCGTCTGGACCATGCCCACACGCTGCGCGCCATGCTCCGGCACACCCTGACCTACCGCGCCTCGCAGCTCTTTGATTTCATGCACACCATCACGGCGCCGCTGGAAGACCGCATCGAACAGGCCGCCCGGGAGACCGGGGCCGATCTGGATCTGGTCGAATTCGTGCGCCATCATGTGACCAAGGTGCAGCGCATGGTGGAGGACAACCACGCGCGTCTTCCTCAGGACGCCCTCAAGAACAAGCTGCTGCGCAACTATTTCGACGCGCTGCGTCCCGTGTACGACAGCGAGCTCATCGACCGTATCCAAACATACCTTTCGGCGGTCAAGGCCATCGTCAAAACCCATTTTTCGCTGCGCTATTTCTACCGCACATCGGAGGTGATCGAGGAGGTCCGCGCCCTTGGCGGTGGGATCATCATCCCGCATCCCGAACAGTTCTGGCCCATCCTCCTGGCCGATTACGACGTGGACGGATACGAGGTCTGGAATCCCCAGTCCCAGCGCTATACGGATTTTCTGATCACGGTCGTGGGCAGGGTCAATGCCTGCGAGGGCCTGTCCCAGCGCCGCAAGCTGGTCTTCATGGGCGATGACACGCACATGGGCGAAAAAGTGAAGGACGTCTCACAGCGCAATTCGGAAAAAGCGAACCGTGAGATCGGGTATCAACCCGCCTGGGACGATCTGGAGCTCTCCAAGCGGCTCATCCTTTCGGGCATGAGCCGGGAAATCGTCATCCGGGAATATCGTGAACGCCTGCTGGGCTGAAACAAGGAATGATCATGTCTCAAGACGACAAATTTGAATTCGAGTCCGTACAGGACAGCCAGACCATCCAGAAATATCTGCAAGCCCTGCAGGATGGGTTCGCGCAGGGGCGGATAGTGCTTCATTCCGAGGGCTCGGAAATCTGTCTGCACCCCCGCGGCTTCATGAAATTTCAGGTCTCGGTGAAGAAAAAGGGTTCTGAAAACAAGCTCTCCGTCAAGTTCGCCTGGAAGGACAAGAGCGACGAATCCCCGGCATCCAGCACCATTTCCATCACTTCCTAGGACGGGTCATGCTCAAAAGTTTCGAAGGGCTCGATGAGAATTTCAGGTTCCTGATCATGGAAGTGCAGAACCAGATCAAGGCCACGTTCCAATTTCTGCTGGAGCCGACTCCGGCGACCTATGACAAGATCTTCAGCAAGGACGACTACATAGATAACCTGAAGAACGTCATAGAGAACAAGTGCTTCACCACGCTGAACCAGACCAAGCTGGCTCCGGATCAGATGAAGTGTCTGCGGGCCGTGCATGTCATCAGCATCAATCTTGAACGCATCGGCGACTATTGCGTGAATATCGCCAAGCAGATGGGCTATCTGTCCACCCCTCGCTTTTTGGAGAATTTCGACTATAAAGATAGCTTCCTGAAAATTCACGATACGGTGAGCGAAATTCTTCCCGTGCTGCAAAAGGCCAACCTGTCGGGCGCGCTGTCCATCTGTCGCATGGAGGACGAGCTCGACACCATGTACAAGGAAAATTTCGACAAGATCATGATCCACCTGCGCATCGGTCGCAACGTGGAGGATCACATCACCTCGCTTTTCATCATCCGGTACATGGAGCGCATTGGGGACAGCCTGCTCAACATCGGGGAGGCGCTGCTTTTCGTCATCATCGGCGAACGCATCAAGATTCAGCAGTTCCAGGCCCTGCAGCGCAACCTGAACAAGTCGGGCATGCAGGGGGACGTCACGGATGTGGATTTCCAGGGAATCTGGGGCTCGCGCTCCGGCTGCCGCATCGCCCGCGTGGAAGAGAAGAAATCTCCCCAGGCCCGGGATTCCATCTTCAAGGAAGGCAACCTGCGCAAGATCCGTCAGGAGAAGATCAACCTTGAATGCTGGAACGAAATATTTCCCGGACTGGTTCCGAGGGTTTTCAGTTACCAGGAAGACGGGGAGAATGCGTCGCTTCTGACTGAGTTTCTGTCCGGCTGCACCCTGGATGAGACCATTTTCAATCCGGACCGGGAGATTCTCAAAAACGCCCTCTTCATCTTCGAGCAGACCGTGCAGCACATCTGGGAACAGACCATGAGCGAGCACGCCCTGCCCACGAACATGATGCGTCAGGCCCTGGACCGCATGTCCTCGATCCTGCAGGTCCATCCGGAGCTCATGCGCCCCGCGATGGGCATAGGCTCCATCGCCATCCCCTCGGCCGGGGATCTGATCAAGGGCTGCATGGACATCGAGGCCAGATTCCCGGCGCCTTTTTCGGTCTTCATCCATGGCGACTTTAACATCAACAACGTCATCTACAGCCATCTTGATCAAAAGGTCTATTTCATAGATCTGTATCGATCCCAACATGCCGACTACGTGCAGGACGTCTCGGTCTTTCTCGTCTCCAACTTCCGCCTGCCCGCTTTTGACCGGGAATCGCGCGAACGTATCAGCGAAACCATCACCAGCTTCTACAATTTCGCCCGGAATTTTGCCCGGGCCCATGGCGACGAGAGCTTCGACATCCGGCTGGGGCTCGGTGTGGCCAGGTCGTTTTATACTTCGACCCGTTTCGAGCTGAACCGGGCCTTTGCCCATGCCATGTACAATCGCTGTCTCTTTCTCATGGAGCGGCTCACGGAACATGAATTGAAGTCTCCGGCTGATTTTTCTTTCCCCTTGGAAATACTCAACTATTAGGATTTTTTATGAAGATAGGAGTGGTCGGAACGCGCGGTGGGTGGTCTTCGGAACTTCTTGCGGCCACGGTGGCCGCCAAGACCGGATTTCGCCTGCTGGTGGACATGGAGCAGGTCTGCATGGACCTGGACAGCGGCAAGGTCTGGACCGAAGGGGTCGATCTTGGCAGTCTTGACGGCCTCATCATCAAGAAGATCGGCGCGCGCTATTCTCCGGATCTTCTCGACAGGCTTGAGGTGCTGCGCTTTCTGGCACAGCGCGGGCTGCCCATTTTTTCCTCGCCCATGTCCATCATGCGCGTGCTGGACCGTCTCAGCTGCACCGTGACCCTGCGCCTCGGGAATATCCCCATGCCTCCGACGACCATCACCGAGTCCGTGGACGAAGCGCTGGGCGCGGTTGCGCGTTATGGCGCGGCCGTGTTCAAGCCGCTTTTCACCTCCAAGGCCCGGGGCATGACGGTCATTGACCACGGAGCCGGGGCGCGCGCCGCCATCGAGGCCTTTCACGCGGAAAATCCCATCATGTACATGCAGCAGAAGATCGAGCTGCCCGGGCAGGATCTGGGCATCGTCTTTCTGGGCGGCAAGTACCTGACCACCTACGCCCGTTGCGGCACGGGGGCCTGGAACACGACCACCGAGTCGGGAGGCAAATACGCCCCGGCCACGCCTTCGCCCGAGGCCATGCGCACGGCCGAGGAGGCCCAGGCCCTGTTCAATCTCGATTTCACCTGCGTCGATGTGGTGGAAGCCGCCACCGGGCCAGTGGTCTTCGAGGTTTCGGCCTTCGGCGGGTTCCGTGGCATCCAGGATGCCTGCGGTCTTGATGCCGCGGCCATGTACACCGATTATGTCATGGAGAAGATTCGTGAATAATGACAACGCCCTGCGCGGGCTCGTGCACCATTTGAGCGCCGGCGTCGCGACACCGCACCAGGTCTGCCTGAGCATGGGCGACTGCCGTTTTCGGGTCATGACCAATTCCGGAAATCTGGCCCAGGAATTGACCAGATATTTTGCGCCATTCCTGAACCTAGGATCGGAAGCGGACATATCCATCACAGCCTTGCAGGGCGAGGTTCCTGATCTGGGGCTGATTTTTCAGGTCAAGGAGCCGGATCCGGGCAAGACCAAGATAAAAGAGGAGTGGGCCGACATCGAAGGCGGGCGGGTCATTCGCAAGCGCCTGACCGGCATGCATTTTCTCTTCGGAAACGGGGAAAATCTGGCCGTGGGGGACTGCGAGGCCAATCCCAACCAGGTCGTCAATTTCATCAACAACCGTTTCATCGAGCGCAAGTTGAACGACGGCTGTCTTCTGGCGCATGCCGCCGGAGTAGCGGTGTGTGAGACCGGCATGGCCATGGCCGGGTTTTCGGGCATGGGCAAATCGACCCTGGCCCTGCATCTGGTTAGCAAGGGCGTGACTTTTGTCAGCAACGACCGCCTGATGATCAGTCCGACAAGCTCCGCCCCGGTCATGTTCGGCGTGGCCAAGCACCCGCGCATCAATCCCGGCACGGCCCTGCACAATCCCGATCTGACAGGCATAATCTCCCCCGAGGACACGGCGCGTTTCCAGAGCCTGTCTCCGGAGGAACTCTGGAGCCTGGAGCACAAGTACGACGCCCTCATCGACCAGCTTTTTGGCCCGGACAGGTTCATCCTGCAGTGCCCCATGCGTTATCTGGTGCTGCTGAACTGGCACCGGGACGGCTCGCCCACGCGTTTCGAGGAGATCGACATCAACGCGCGGCACGATTTGCTGGAAGCCTTCATGAAGGACACCGGCCTTTTTTTCACCGCCGAGAACGGCTATGCCCCGACGCCTGACGACTATGCCAAGGCGCTGGCGGGGTGCAGGGTGTTCGAGATCAGCGGAGGCGTGGACTTTGAC encodes:
- a CDS encoding amphi-Trp domain-containing protein, which translates into the protein MSQDDKFEFESVQDSQTIQKYLQALQDGFAQGRIVLHSEGSEICLHPRGFMKFQVSVKKKGSENKLSVKFAWKDKSDESPASSTISITS
- a CDS encoding HprK-related kinase B, which encodes MNNDNALRGLVHHLSAGVATPHQVCLSMGDCRFRVMTNSGNLAQELTRYFAPFLNLGSEADISITALQGEVPDLGLIFQVKEPDPGKTKIKEEWADIEGGRVIRKRLTGMHFLFGNGENLAVGDCEANPNQVVNFINNRFIERKLNDGCLLAHAAGVAVCETGMAMAGFSGMGKSTLALHLVSKGVTFVSNDRLMISPTSSAPVMFGVAKHPRINPGTALHNPDLTGIISPEDTARFQSLSPEELWSLEHKYDALIDQLFGPDRFILQCPMRYLVLLNWHRDGSPTRFEEIDINARHDLLEAFMKDTGLFFTAENGYAPTPDDYAKALAGCRVFEISGGVDFDQAADGCLRLLEKA
- a CDS encoding phosphate signaling complex PhoU family protein, with product MLKSFEGLDENFRFLIMEVQNQIKATFQFLLEPTPATYDKIFSKDDYIDNLKNVIENKCFTTLNQTKLAPDQMKCLRAVHVISINLERIGDYCVNIAKQMGYLSTPRFLENFDYKDSFLKIHDTVSEILPVLQKANLSGALSICRMEDELDTMYKENFDKIMIHLRIGRNVEDHITSLFIIRYMERIGDSLLNIGEALLFVIIGERIKIQQFQALQRNLNKSGMQGDVTDVDFQGIWGSRSGCRIARVEEKKSPQARDSIFKEGNLRKIRQEKINLECWNEIFPGLVPRVFSYQEDGENASLLTEFLSGCTLDETIFNPDREILKNALFIFEQTVQHIWEQTMSEHALPTNMMRQALDRMSSILQVHPELMRPAMGIGSIAIPSAGDLIKGCMDIEARFPAPFSVFIHGDFNINNVIYSHLDQKVYFIDLYRSQHADYVQDVSVFLVSNFRLPAFDRESRERISETITSFYNFARNFARAHGDESFDIRLGLGVARSFYTSTRFELNRAFAHAMYNRCLFLMERLTEHELKSPADFSFPLEILNY
- a CDS encoding GAK system ATP-grasp enzyme translates to MKIGVVGTRGGWSSELLAATVAAKTGFRLLVDMEQVCMDLDSGKVWTEGVDLGSLDGLIIKKIGARYSPDLLDRLEVLRFLAQRGLPIFSSPMSIMRVLDRLSCTVTLRLGNIPMPPTTITESVDEALGAVARYGAAVFKPLFTSKARGMTVIDHGAGARAAIEAFHAENPIMYMQQKIELPGQDLGIVFLGGKYLTTYARCGTGAWNTTTESGGKYAPATPSPEAMRTAEEAQALFNLDFTCVDVVEAATGPVVFEVSAFGGFRGIQDACGLDAAAMYTDYVMEKIRE